A single Clostridium taeniosporum DNA region contains:
- a CDS encoding cation transporter, whose protein sequence is MKKKFKLKDLDCANCAAKMENAINKIEGVNEANISFMTQKLTINADDQRFDEIMKKVISVCKKVESDCTIVLE, encoded by the coding sequence ATGAAGAAAAAATTTAAATTAAAAGATTTAGACTGTGCAAATTGTGCTGCAAAGATGGAGAATGCTATTAATAAAATTGAAGGTGTTAATGAAGCAAATATAAGTTTTATGACACAAAAACTTACAATTAATGCAGATGATCAAAGATTTGATGAAATTATGAAGAAAGTTATTTCTGTATGTAAAAAAGTAGAATCTGACTGTACTATTGTGTTAGAGTAG